In Fragaria vesca subsp. vesca linkage group LG5, FraVesHawaii_1.0, whole genome shotgun sequence, the genomic stretch GCGTGCAAGGGAGATTGGAGGCCTTCTCTGCGGCGGTTTGAATCGTTTGATCTCAGTAGAGTAATCGGAGGAAGATAAAGAAAAAAGAAAAAGAAAATAAGAGCTTGAATTTTTGTACTGTTTGATTAATTTTCCTTTGGAGTTTAATATAAGGCCTTTATAATTTTTTGAAAGGCCTTTGATTATCTTCGTTGGGTGTTTGTTCTTGTTGTGGTGTTATACCTTATTTCTTATTTGGAAGAAAAGAATATTTTACCATGGCGGTTTACTATAAATTTAAGAGTGCAAGAGATTATGATTCTATTGCTATGGACGGTCCTTTCATCTCAGTTGGTATACTCAAAGAAAAAATATTTGAATCCAAGCATTTAGGGAGGGGTACTGATTTCGACCTTGTGGTCACCAATGCCCAGACCAATGAAGGTTGGTTCGATTTAGTTTTAGTTATTCCCTTCTTAACATCTTTTTCTAATTGAAATATGGGTCCTGGGAGTGTGAGTTGATTGAAATATATGGTTTTCAAAACTATTTTCGGTTTGTGTATAATTTTAAGTGATCTTAGATATCTAGAAGGATGTCATATTGCTACACTTAAGCAGTTCATATTTGGTTTGATTTAGTTTTTGCTATTCCTTAGCTTTTCTCTAATTGAGATATGGGTCCTGGGAGTGTAGTTTTAGTTATTCCCTTAGCTTTTCTCTAATTGAGATATGGGTCCTGGGAGTGTCAGTTGATTGGTAATCTATGATTTTGGGGTTAAGTGTTCTTAGGTAGCTATATACTTATTCAGAACTGAACAAGGATGTTGTATGGCTACACAAGAGTTCACATTTAGCTCACTGGTTGGCACCATGTACCTTCAATCTAGAGTGACTTCATACATGTCTTCACGATTTTTATTGAATGGTCCAAGTTCTGTTGGCCGGTACAGAATGTACAAAATTGGCTATCAAAACTTTGTGAGAATTGGATCATTCTTAGATGGGACAGGTTCTGTGAGATTGAAATATGGGTCGCTGAAAATGGTTAATCTGACTTTAGTTGCCTAGGAATGATGGAATACGCCTTTGGAAAATGCTTTTTGGTGGCTTTTATCGATTCTTTTCATAGATTATTGTTATGCAGTGTTTTTTGTAGTCTTCATGTTCTATGTTGTCAAATTTCAGAGTATCTTGATGATGCAACGTTGATTCCAAAAAATACCTCAGTTTTAATTCGCCGTGTACCTGGACGCCCCCGCATGCCCATTGTTACTGATCCAGAGTACTATCTCAGATCCTTTTAATCCTTCTATTACTTGAGTTTAGTTATCTTGCTGTGAGGTTCATTTGAATTTCAAGTTGGTAGGATAGTTTGTCATAGTGTATCACAAACCTGTGTTTATTGGTAGTCCCTTTGGAGTGTGACCAAGTAGTTAGGACCCTTTTATTTTTTACTGTTGGTTGAGTTGGCCATTTATATCTATTTCAATGCAGGCATAGAGTGGAAGATGTGATAGAGAACACTGAACCGGAAAAGACTAGCTTTCTGGGAGCTGGTTCCTCTGTGAATGTGAGCTTTAGTATATTAGAGCCTTTGAGTTTGCTTTTTGCAATCAGATGGATATTTAGTGACTGTTTATTTTCACGTTACAGCCTGAGCCAGACTGGGATGATCTTGGGGGTGATTTGTATGAAATTCCTGAAGTTATGCCAGTGCAGCCAAGTTATGCGGTTCCGGATATTCCACCAACAAATAAAGCTGATGAGGATAGCAAGCTTAAGGCTCTAATTGACACCCCAGTATTAGACTGGCAACAGTATGTTATTTTCAGTTCTATTATCGTGGCTGTGTGATATCATAGTAGGGGTTTTCATCGCTCGTATTGAATGCTTATTGTGCTGTATTTGCAGTCAAGGTCCTGAAGGTTTTGGCCCTGGTAGAGGTTTTGGCCGGGGTATGAATGGAAGAATGGGTGGACGCGGTTTTGGTGAGTCTTTTATGGTTGTGTTTATTTTTCATTTATATAAAAACTTTGTCTCTCCCCCTCTCCCACTTTTAGATGATATTGATATCTTTTCGTTCTTGTGCTTGATTAAGGTCGAACAGGAGTGTTTGAGAAGAAAACTCCTCCACAGGGCTATATATGTCACAGGTGTAAGGTTCCTGGTATGTTCGTGTGACCTTTTTAAATATAAACCTTGTTGTTTGTTTTCTGATCAATGATTATTTCTTGACGGTGCTTCTATTTGACACTTTCGTTTGTATTCAGGTCATTTTATTCAGCACTGCCCTACAAATGGTGATCCAAATTATGACATCAAAAGAGTGAAGGCACCCACTGGCATTCCCAGGTCCATGTTGCAAGCAACCCCAGAAGGCTCATATGCATTGCCAAGTGGGGCTGTTGCTGTATTGAGGCCAAATGAGTATGCCCCATTCTGTGCTCTAGACTTCATACGTTTTATGTTTGTGTGTCGGTTGCTTATATGAAAACTTACTATAATATCTGGTATACAATCACAGGGCTGCTTTTGAGAAAGAGATTGAAGGTTTACCCTCTACGCGTTCTGTTGGTGATCTACCACCTGAGCTACACTGCCCCTTGTGCAAGGAAGTGATGAAAGATGCTGTTTTAACGAGCAAGTGTTGCTTTAAGAGCTTTTGTGACAAGTGTAAGTTATAGTGCGATTTTCATCGTCTCTTTTGAGGTTATGTTTTTCTTTTTTTAATGGAAGAACTTAAACTTTTTTCTTTTAAAAAAAAAAACATTTTTGTTGCTTACCCTTTATGTGGCAAATTTTAGCATCTGAAGCATTAACTTTTTTATGCTTCTTTATTATACCGTTTGGACTTACTCTAGCTCGCATTTATAATCAGGTATAAGGAATTACATTACCTCAAAGTCAGTGTGTGTCTGTGGGGATACAAATACACTTGCAGATGATCTACTACCGAATAAGACTCTCAGGGATGCAATCAATCGAATTTTGGAGTCTGGTAACAGTAGTACTGATAACGCTGGCAGTGCTTTCCAAGTTCAAGGTCTGTACTTTGACGATGTGCTTTCTATTCCTGTTTCAGTGAAAATAATCATATACCGTTAATGTTACAATTTTGGGTTTATAATTTTCAGATATGGAGTCTGCGCGCTGCCCACTACCCAAGATTCCTTCCCCTACTTTATCTGCTGCATCAAAGGGAGAAAATCAGCCTTCACCTCTGAATGAAGCTCTGAAGACACAGGAGATTGTAGATGAGGTGAAACCTGTTCTTGCCCCACAGCAGATGTCAGAAAATGTGAGGAATACAAAAATAGGAGATGCATCTGAAGCTACACATGAGTCAATGAGTGTAAAGGAACCTGCATCCCAAGGGAGTGCTCCCCTGGTTGACGAAGAAGTGCAGCAGAGGCTGGCCTCCGTGGAGGCAGGTAATGTATCTCTGGTGTTATTAGTATGGTCCTCTGTGTGTGTTCATTCACGTCTTGTTCTGTTTGCTCGACTTACAGGAGTTGGATGGATGTACGCAAACATTTAGTTAAAGTAATTTTGTTTTGCTTTTTCACAAAGAGAGCTGTTGTGGTTATTGAATGGTTTTTTGTTTTTTATATTTTTCAGGAAAGAAAAGGAAAAAGAAGAAAGTTCGCATGCCTGCAAACGGTGTGACTTCTTCTCTCTGTTACATAAACAACTTGGTTTTGTGTCCTATTGAATCTTTCTTACTGTATGTAGTGGGAATTAAGCATTTTCATCCTTGTGGTTGTTTCCTTAAATGCAGAAATGCAATGGAAGACTCCTCAAGACCTTGCAGCTGAGAACTACATG encodes the following:
- the LOC101297148 gene encoding uncharacterized protein LOC101297148, with protein sequence MAVYYKFKSARDYDSIAMDGPFISVGILKEKIFESKHLGRGTDFDLVVTNAQTNEEYLDDATLIPKNTSVLIRRVPGRPRMPIVTDPEHRVEDVIENTEPEKTSFLGAGSSVNPEPDWDDLGGDLYEIPEVMPVQPSYAVPDIPPTNKADEDSKLKALIDTPVLDWQHQGPEGFGPGRGFGRGMNGRMGGRGFGRTGVFEKKTPPQGYICHRCKVPGHFIQHCPTNGDPNYDIKRVKAPTGIPRSMLQATPEGSYALPSGAVAVLRPNEAAFEKEIEGLPSTRSVGDLPPELHCPLCKEVMKDAVLTSKCCFKSFCDKCIRNYITSKSVCVCGDTNTLADDLLPNKTLRDAINRILESGNSSTDNAGSAFQVQDMESARCPLPKIPSPTLSAASKGENQPSPLNEALKTQEIVDEVKPVLAPQQMSENVRNTKIGDASEATHESMSVKEPASQGSAPLVDEEVQQRLASVEAGKKRKKKKVRMPANEMQWKTPQDLAAENYMMHMGPSTYNPYWNGMQPGMGMDGYMPPYGAPMPYMGYGMGPMDMPFGGPFPPDSFGGQGYMMPMVPPQRDLADFGMGMGMNGMNVGPPPIMSREEFEARKADLRRKRENERPGQREFSKDRDYGREVGGDGDVPPMKSKSKSSLARSPSPDSRDRDHHRHHRYERSSPEPRDRDRRASRDLVDPLPPPRPPKRKPDHHHDRDRDREREPQRESAKDHDYYDDDKPRQKRHRSESSSSKPAATESAAPQSKPSSAKSAAEIASAKSKASVFSRISFPEGEGNKKRKSSPAAKETAGGGSKEVANGFHDHEYSKSAKVAASAAAVSTTSRKSTTSAVSSPAVDYESSDDDRHFKRKKKSSRYAEASPQEVQVEEEPSRHSRGSRDREREHRRQR